The following are encoded in a window of Thalassotalea insulae genomic DNA:
- a CDS encoding mechanosensitive ion channel family protein, with protein MQNNATLTSLINFIAPVFTNKFFLSLLLITVFLLIKLLLVKAIKRKSKQDKRIKINMVNNLFTLLMIVIIFNIWSEEIQKFAISIAAFVVAIVLATREFIQCFIGFVYLLSSRPFRIGDWIQVGHHFGEVHSTDWAKMTILEVDKDSYQYTGKTLYLPNSQLITSVIKNLNFLKRYAMHHFTIVRDDSVNPFEFLDSLYEKARLYCDDFKDVAIRYNQLIESRLEINIAGPEPHIQIATSELGDTQVFFTIFCPTEQALEIEQKLTGDFMRLWFAEKAKIAQA; from the coding sequence ATGCAGAATAATGCGACCCTAACAAGCCTCATTAACTTTATCGCCCCGGTATTCACTAACAAGTTTTTTCTGAGCTTACTGTTAATAACGGTATTTTTGCTGATCAAACTGTTATTAGTGAAAGCGATCAAACGAAAGTCTAAACAGGACAAACGAATAAAAATTAATATGGTTAACAACTTGTTTACCCTATTAATGATAGTGATCATCTTTAATATCTGGTCGGAAGAAATTCAAAAATTTGCAATTTCCATTGCCGCTTTTGTTGTTGCTATCGTGTTGGCAACGCGAGAGTTTATTCAATGCTTTATTGGTTTTGTTTACTTATTATCAAGCAGACCATTTCGTATTGGTGACTGGATCCAAGTTGGTCATCATTTTGGTGAAGTCCATTCCACCGACTGGGCCAAAATGACCATATTAGAAGTCGATAAAGATAGTTACCAATATACCGGAAAAACCTTGTACCTGCCTAACAGTCAGTTAATCACCTCAGTGATCAAAAACCTGAACTTTCTTAAACGTTATGCCATGCATCATTTCACTATCGTTCGGGATGATAGCGTTAATCCGTTTGAGTTTTTAGATAGCTTGTATGAAAAAGCACGGTTATATTGTGATGACTTTAAAGATGTCGCTATCCGCTATAACCAGTTGATTGAGAGTCGCCTAGAGATAAATATTGCTGGCCCTGAGCCACATATTCAAATAGCGACCTCGGAACTTGGAGATACTCAGGTATTTTTTACTATATTTTGCCCGACCGAACAGGCGCTGGAAATAGAGCAGAAACTCACAGGTGATTTTATGCGCTTATGGTTTGCTGAAAAAGCCAAAATAGCACAAGCATAA
- a CDS encoding ROK family protein — protein sequence MKGSNSKQNKALNLRLVLSEIVTQAPISRVEISRTTHLTKQTITNMVEELLSANLVIETGVKKEGAVGKPSKMLSINPEATYSLALRVFNDKIEAGIFSLLGQEIAVTEHSYLSGVLNEENLLAEIAKLYQELLVESQLSELNILGAGLSFVSQRHHDLSTYQYNLAFKQKLAEKLALPVASETTAAACAAFQMLYGEAKQLHSFVCVHISDVVEAAVVYDRKILLGQNGLTGAIGEMFVTPETDDKTAELGRLNDFVSLCSLKQALGKNFTSNEDLAQYCLANQDKLTPWFEQAAEPMRIAIHSLETILNCQTIIIGGDVSSWFLNKFITQLRPYIPSVSQYGDREVVRVIKTPNVEQVALKGAATLPLHAALSIENMQTLALPQFEKLTEVQALIFN from the coding sequence TTGAAAGGCTCAAATTCAAAACAAAATAAAGCCTTAAACTTACGCTTAGTGTTGTCGGAAATAGTTACCCAGGCGCCAATTTCTCGGGTAGAAATTTCACGGACAACCCATTTGACTAAACAAACCATTACCAACATGGTGGAAGAGTTATTGTCAGCAAATTTAGTGATTGAGACAGGGGTGAAAAAAGAGGGAGCGGTAGGTAAGCCTTCTAAAATGTTATCAATCAACCCGGAAGCTACCTATAGTCTGGCGCTTCGTGTCTTCAATGATAAAATTGAAGCGGGTATTTTTTCCCTGTTAGGGCAAGAGATTGCCGTGACTGAACATAGTTATCTTTCAGGCGTCCTTAATGAAGAAAATTTACTTGCCGAAATCGCTAAGCTTTATCAAGAGTTACTGGTTGAGAGCCAGTTAAGTGAGTTAAACATTTTAGGGGCTGGGCTGTCGTTTGTATCTCAACGTCACCACGATCTCTCTACTTATCAATACAATTTAGCTTTTAAACAAAAGTTGGCAGAAAAACTGGCTTTACCGGTCGCAAGCGAAACAACTGCAGCCGCATGTGCTGCATTTCAAATGCTTTATGGTGAAGCTAAGCAATTACACAGTTTTGTTTGCGTGCATATTTCTGACGTCGTTGAAGCTGCAGTGGTTTATGACAGAAAAATACTATTGGGACAAAATGGCTTAACTGGGGCAATAGGCGAAATGTTTGTCACCCCAGAAACAGATGATAAAACGGCAGAGTTAGGGCGATTAAACGACTTTGTTTCGCTTTGTTCTTTAAAGCAAGCACTGGGTAAAAACTTTACCAGTAATGAAGACTTAGCCCAGTATTGTCTGGCAAATCAAGATAAGTTGACCCCTTGGTTCGAGCAAGCAGCAGAGCCGATGCGAATCGCGATTCATAGCTTAGAAACAATATTAAATTGCCAAACCATTATTATTGGTGGTGATGTCAGTTCATGGTTTTTAAATAAATTTATTACGCAATTGCGACCATATATTCCTTCTGTTTCTCAGTATGGGGACAGGGAAGTGGTGCGGGTGATCAAAACACCTAATGTTGAGCAAGTTGCCTTAAAAGGTGCGGCGACACTACCTTTACACGCGGCCTTGTCGATTGAAAATATGCAAACGCTTGCTTTACCTCAGTTTGAAAAATTAACAGAAGTACAGGCACTTATTTTTAATTAA
- a CDS encoding MlaC/ttg2D family ABC transporter substrate-binding protein, which translates to MKRKHTWYLDALVLAFLLLSILIAAGAMANELSADNKVKTVFSRIESSLKQLKLAGNFNLHTIKAVLSTELLPEVDTKFFAYKVLAQHLTQLSEQQKVHFEHELSLQLINSYSHLLSKYNNESLSYKQSNVSKSGKLAMVNITIIGINKTNQATVKLRKSASQEWLFFDIVIEGISLLDAKLKEINSSIRQNGIEQTLIKLNELNISKAN; encoded by the coding sequence ATGAAAAGAAAACACACTTGGTACCTCGATGCATTAGTACTGGCGTTTTTACTGTTAAGTATCTTAATTGCCGCAGGGGCAATGGCCAACGAATTATCCGCTGACAACAAAGTAAAAACAGTGTTTAGTCGGATTGAAAGTTCACTCAAGCAACTCAAATTAGCAGGTAATTTTAATCTACACACAATAAAAGCAGTGCTGAGCACTGAATTATTACCAGAAGTGGATACGAAATTTTTTGCTTATAAGGTACTTGCTCAGCACTTAACACAATTATCCGAGCAGCAAAAAGTGCATTTTGAGCATGAATTATCATTACAGCTCATCAATAGCTACAGTCATTTACTGAGTAAGTACAACAATGAGTCACTAAGCTATAAGCAAAGTAACGTCTCTAAAAGTGGTAAATTAGCTATGGTGAATATCACCATCATTGGCATTAATAAAACTAATCAAGCAACGGTAAAATTGCGCAAGTCAGCTAGCCAAGAGTGGCTGTTTTTTGATATTGTCATCGAAGGGATCAGTTTACTCGATGCTAAATTAAAAGAAATTAACAGCAGCATTCGACAAAATGGTATTGAACAAACCCTGATTAAACTGAACGAGCTAAATATCAGTAAAGCTAATTAA
- a CDS encoding ABC transporter permease, which translates to MSVQSLTLSQVKQLAIKKEAYIYYIFLFVLLFFAALLQDTAFLTVSNFMNIVKQTAPLTIMAVGLTFALAVGHIDLSIGSVVALSALVGALLLQHTGIPLAVLGALLVGVTVGLINGLLIERLQVSSLLITLGTMGVITGIARQLTNLESVPIINQSFTFMFGAGSVFNIPVLLIWTLVISLAAYLVLNKLSAGRHLLAVGGNPNAARAMGIKVTRVRLYALLASSTAAALAGLLYAGRLHGARYTLGEADLLTVIAAVAIGGTSLFGGRACIVGAILGSWLMGMINNGLILSGFSTNEQMIARGIILIIAVAIGVKEYRNG; encoded by the coding sequence ATGAGTGTTCAAAGCTTAACCCTAAGCCAAGTGAAACAACTGGCCATTAAAAAAGAAGCGTACATTTATTACATCTTTTTGTTTGTACTGCTATTTTTTGCTGCCCTTTTACAAGATACCGCATTTCTCACCGTATCCAACTTTATGAATATTGTGAAACAAACCGCGCCATTAACCATAATGGCGGTCGGTTTAACGTTCGCCTTAGCCGTTGGCCATATTGATTTATCTATTGGCTCAGTAGTTGCTTTAAGTGCACTGGTTGGCGCATTATTATTACAACATACCGGCATCCCGCTCGCGGTGTTAGGAGCCTTGTTGGTTGGGGTAACTGTAGGGTTAATTAACGGTTTATTAATTGAACGACTACAAGTTTCTTCCTTATTGATTACCTTAGGTACTATGGGGGTAATTACCGGTATTGCCCGTCAACTAACTAATTTAGAATCTGTGCCAATTATCAATCAAAGCTTTACCTTTATGTTCGGTGCCGGTTCGGTATTTAACATTCCGGTACTGCTTATCTGGACTCTGGTCATCAGCTTAGCAGCATATCTGGTACTAAATAAACTTTCCGCTGGCCGACATCTACTGGCGGTTGGCGGTAACCCAAACGCAGCACGCGCTATGGGTATAAAAGTAACCCGGGTACGCTTATATGCCTTACTTGCTTCTTCTACAGCAGCTGCATTAGCTGGACTATTATATGCAGGCCGCTTACACGGTGCTCGCTACACTTTGGGGGAAGCAGACTTACTTACCGTTATTGCTGCTGTTGCCATCGGAGGCACTAGTTTATTTGGCGGTCGAGCTTGTATTGTTGGTGCCATCTTAGGTTCATGGTTAATGGGTATGATCAATAACGGCCTTATTTTGTCCGGTTTCTCAACGAACGAACAGATGATCGCCCGTGGCATCATTCTTATTATTGCGGTGGCTATTGGTGTCAAGGAGTATAGAAATGGCTAG
- a CDS encoding peptide MFS transporter — MTSAHTTSPSNIPEFDNLWGHPKPLWMLFMAEFWERFAFYGIRWALTLYIVAQFFNGDPSGQSFASNTYGAYLALVYASAIFGGYVSDKIIGAQHSILTGALIMGLGLFMIMLPNQTLFMVGLATVIVGNGLFKPNISNLVGKIYPHGDPRRDRGFSIFYMGINAGAMVSPIITQWLASTYTDTPMMTNYKMVFAAAGVGMLISYVWFYIGRKQLKGIGALEKTPIRTQRLLKVIVGAVLSIIPVYILMAYAGAQVLAWILFAIFVALAAMLLVETKKEGKVAFEKVIACLIMFLFNVVFFAFFEQAGSSFTFLAQNIVDRTITETFTFEIAWFQSVNSVAILIFAPIVSAIWLFSSKRNFEPNIPQKFAIGLLATGLGFLVLMYALESLLNSNNMIPLWPLAACYVLHTIGELCLSPIGLSMVSKLIPASLAGFAFGGWFLSTAIGNNFSGIIAGSMSGETGMTVASALSGFSFSFWLLAAGGVVLLILAPFINKLMHGVK, encoded by the coding sequence ATGACAAGTGCGCACACTACTTCGCCATCAAATATTCCTGAATTCGATAACCTATGGGGACATCCTAAGCCACTTTGGATGCTCTTTATGGCCGAATTTTGGGAACGCTTTGCCTTTTATGGCATTCGTTGGGCATTAACCCTTTACATCGTTGCACAATTTTTTAACGGTGATCCATCTGGCCAATCGTTTGCCTCTAACACCTATGGTGCTTACTTAGCCTTAGTATATGCCAGTGCCATTTTTGGCGGCTATGTCTCCGATAAAATCATCGGGGCTCAGCATTCCATCCTTACTGGCGCCCTTATTATGGGGCTTGGCCTCTTTATGATCATGCTGCCCAATCAAACCTTATTTATGGTAGGTCTGGCAACCGTGATTGTCGGTAACGGCTTATTTAAGCCTAATATTTCTAACCTAGTCGGTAAAATTTATCCGCATGGCGATCCGCGACGCGACCGTGGGTTTAGTATCTTCTATATGGGCATTAATGCCGGTGCCATGGTCTCGCCTATCATTACTCAATGGCTAGCCAGTACCTATACTGACACGCCAATGATGACGAACTACAAAATGGTGTTTGCTGCAGCTGGCGTTGGTATGCTGATCAGTTATGTCTGGTTTTATATCGGACGTAAGCAATTAAAAGGCATTGGCGCATTAGAAAAAACCCCAATAAGAACACAACGGTTATTAAAAGTGATTGTTGGCGCCGTTTTATCTATTATTCCAGTTTATATCTTAATGGCGTACGCTGGTGCCCAAGTACTGGCGTGGATTTTATTTGCTATCTTTGTTGCGCTTGCCGCGATGTTGCTAGTTGAAACGAAAAAAGAGGGCAAGGTGGCATTTGAAAAAGTGATCGCCTGTTTAATCATGTTCTTATTTAACGTGGTCTTTTTTGCCTTTTTCGAACAAGCGGGAAGTTCATTTACCTTCTTGGCGCAAAATATCGTTGATCGTACTATCACAGAGACCTTTACTTTCGAAATAGCCTGGTTCCAGTCAGTTAACTCAGTCGCTATATTAATTTTTGCGCCTATTGTTTCCGCTATCTGGTTGTTCAGCTCAAAGCGCAACTTTGAGCCTAATATTCCACAAAAATTTGCCATCGGTTTATTAGCTACAGGGTTAGGTTTCTTGGTCTTAATGTATGCCTTAGAAAGTCTGCTCAATAGCAATAACATGATCCCGTTATGGCCATTAGCAGCTTGTTATGTATTACATACCATAGGTGAACTCTGTTTATCACCGATTGGCTTATCTATGGTCAGTAAATTAATCCCAGCGTCACTAGCAGGCTTTGCCTTCGGTGGCTGGTTCTTAAGTACCGCCATAGGAAATAACTTCTCCGGTATCATTGCCGGTTCAATGAGCGGAGAAACAGGAATGACAGTTGCTTCCGCACTTTCAGGTTTTAGCTTTAGCTTCTGGCTGTTAGCGGCGGGTGGCGTGGTGTTACTTATCCTAGCGCCATTTATTAATAAACTGATGCACGGCGTTAAATAA
- a CDS encoding substrate-binding domain-containing protein, translating to MAVLGHLITLQKLKPYLLSVLVLMVICSPANALNLDNLHDAEKSANVVLSAKQIQQLKAKKLTAALAWHGSSTWVSAVTNGAKQAFEELGIKVVAITDAQFDPAKQVADLENISAMNPDIILSLSVDSTSTKATYAQTISNGAKLVLLSNPIEGFVHGKDYAGIVTDDMFGMGKAAAELTSDALENNGKLGIIFHDANYFITNNRDQAFREAIQQYPHISVISEKGFVKEHETSNIAAAMVLQNPDLQAIYVSWDSAAEGVIEALRSLDRPDIKVITHDLGVNNLLDMATDGNLYATVADRPFDIGATMAKIGAGAILNKPAAPVTIVPFDKVTKHNIATVWQHAFKTSLPKLLNQALTQ from the coding sequence ATGGCTGTTTTAGGTCACCTCATTACATTACAAAAACTAAAACCATACCTTTTATCTGTCTTGGTGCTGATGGTGATATGTTCACCCGCCAATGCACTTAATTTAGACAATTTACATGATGCAGAAAAGTCTGCCAACGTGGTTTTATCGGCAAAGCAAATCCAGCAGCTGAAAGCCAAAAAACTCACAGCAGCGCTAGCATGGCACGGTTCAAGTACCTGGGTAAGTGCGGTAACCAACGGTGCTAAACAAGCGTTCGAAGAGTTAGGCATTAAGGTTGTTGCTATTACTGACGCACAGTTTGATCCGGCAAAACAGGTGGCTGACTTAGAAAATATCAGTGCGATGAACCCCGACATTATTCTTTCATTATCGGTAGACAGTACCAGCACTAAAGCAACTTACGCACAAACCATCAGTAACGGCGCCAAATTGGTGCTGTTAAGTAATCCTATAGAAGGCTTTGTTCATGGTAAAGATTACGCGGGGATTGTGACCGACGACATGTTTGGTATGGGTAAAGCGGCGGCAGAACTCACCAGCGATGCATTAGAGAATAACGGCAAATTAGGCATTATTTTCCATGATGCTAACTATTTTATCACCAATAACCGAGATCAAGCCTTTAGAGAGGCAATTCAACAATATCCGCACATTAGCGTCATCAGTGAAAAAGGTTTTGTCAAAGAACATGAAACCAGTAATATTGCTGCTGCTATGGTATTACAAAACCCAGATTTACAAGCAATTTATGTTTCCTGGGATAGCGCAGCTGAAGGCGTCATTGAAGCGCTGCGCTCACTCGATCGCCCGGATATTAAAGTCATTACTCATGACTTAGGTGTCAACAATTTATTAGATATGGCGACTGATGGAAATCTATATGCAACGGTTGCTGATCGGCCGTTTGATATCGGCGCAACGATGGCGAAAATAGGTGCTGGCGCCATTTTAAATAAACCCGCGGCACCAGTTACTATCGTCCCCTTTGATAAAGTGACAAAACACAATATCGCAACCGTATGGCAACATGCATTTAAGACAAGTTTGCCAAAATTACTTAACCAAGCCTTAACACAATAA
- a CDS encoding APC family permease: MNNNLLTNNGHSCHRKRGKTLGVIELVAIALGGMVGGGIFTVLGISVSLIGVYTLLAIVIGGLLAFFAAYAYVKLGSYYQDEGATYSFYKRTFPNSPFAASLIGWWVIFGYISTLALYAYTFSSYALSGFSVADNELVRKLVAGAVIIFFTLVNLWSVKGMGKIEDFMVYSKLLILAFISYVLINHSQTSLPVLMKSQSEFNLLAVLIVASLTFVAYEGFQLVINAVKEMDQPEKNIPRAIYTALVVAVLIYVVIAFGAIVAIPFSELIDNKEYALAAGAGDVIGQWGTDLVILGALLATSSAISGTIFGASRQMAVIAHDGYFPQALAKRSRRIPMVAIISMSLLAFILILVGNLTVILEFGSVTFLIVSLLMAFANFKIRQQTQSSMIISLISMAGLLIGVILILYYEWVHQPEQLVFITGLYVILTLSSWLYARNYK; encoded by the coding sequence ATGAATAATAATTTGCTGACCAATAACGGCCACTCTTGTCATAGAAAAAGAGGAAAAACACTCGGTGTCATCGAACTTGTTGCCATAGCGCTAGGGGGCATGGTTGGTGGTGGTATATTTACCGTGCTCGGCATTTCGGTTTCGCTTATTGGGGTTTATACCTTGTTAGCTATCGTTATTGGCGGTTTACTAGCATTTTTTGCCGCCTATGCTTACGTTAAACTGGGTAGCTATTATCAGGATGAAGGAGCGACCTATTCATTTTATAAACGCACCTTTCCTAATTCGCCTTTTGCCGCATCACTCATCGGCTGGTGGGTTATTTTTGGTTATATCAGTACCTTGGCTTTGTATGCCTATACCTTTTCTTCTTATGCGCTTAGCGGTTTTTCTGTTGCTGATAATGAGTTAGTAAGAAAGCTGGTGGCTGGTGCGGTGATCATATTTTTTACCTTGGTGAACCTTTGGAGCGTTAAGGGCATGGGGAAAATTGAAGATTTTATGGTCTATTCCAAATTATTGATTTTAGCTTTTATTTCTTATGTTTTGATCAACCACAGCCAAACTAGCTTACCCGTGTTAATGAAAAGTCAATCTGAGTTTAATCTCTTGGCAGTATTGATCGTTGCGTCACTAACTTTTGTTGCTTATGAAGGTTTTCAATTGGTTATTAACGCGGTGAAAGAAATGGACCAGCCGGAAAAAAATATTCCTCGAGCTATTTATACCGCGTTAGTGGTTGCCGTACTGATCTATGTGGTGATTGCCTTTGGTGCTATTGTTGCGATCCCCTTTAGTGAGCTGATTGATAATAAGGAATATGCTTTAGCGGCGGGAGCAGGCGATGTTATCGGACAGTGGGGCACGGATCTAGTGATATTGGGGGCATTATTAGCCACCAGTAGTGCTATTAGCGGCACTATTTTTGGCGCGTCACGACAAATGGCCGTGATTGCCCATGATGGCTATTTTCCTCAAGCGCTGGCGAAACGTAGTCGGCGTATTCCGATGGTGGCTATTATCAGTATGTCTTTACTAGCTTTTATACTGATATTAGTTGGTAACTTAACTGTGATCCTGGAGTTTGGCAGTGTCACTTTTTTAATTGTGTCATTACTTATGGCTTTTGCTAATTTTAAAATTCGTCAACAGACTCAGTCTTCGATGATAATTTCGCTGATCTCTATGGCAGGATTACTGATTGGTGTCATTTTGATCTTGTATTATGAATGGGTTCATCAGCCGGAGCAGTTGGTTTTTATTACAGGACTTTATGTGATTTTAACCTTAAGTTCTTGGTTGTATGCGAGAAACTATAAATAG